TCCACGCCGCCACCCATTCGAGCGTCAGCATCAGCACGAAGAACGGGATCGCGAGCACGGTCGGCTCGCGCATGGCCTCGGGGAGGACGTCGAGCATGGCGGGTACTCCTGAACGCTCTGGATATCTGTCCGGCGGCATCTGACACGAATACATGTCAGATATCCGACGTCTGACACGATAGCGTGTCAGATACAGTCGTGTAAAGCGTTCGCGCCACTGACCTGCACCGATCATCACCCACCACGAGGAGGCACCCCGCGATGACCACATCCGAGGGTCGCCGCTATGCCGGCGCGGACGCAGACGAGCGACGAGAGCGTCGCCGGGCTGAGCTCGTCGGAGCCGGCCTGGAGGTGTTCGGTTCCGAGGGATTCGCGGGCATATCGATCAAGCGACTCTGCGAGCACGCCGGATTGACGCAGCGCTACTTCTACGAGTCCTTCGCCGACCGGACCGCGCTGCTGGCCGCGGTCTACGACGACTGCGTCGCCTTCGCCCGATCCGCAACCGTGTCCGCCGCCGCCGAGTTCGTGGCCGACCGCGAATCCGACGGGGTCGCGGCCACGGACGCGCCGGCCGTTGCGCGCGCCGCCCTCGGCGCCTTCGTGCGCACCCTGGCCGACCACCCGCGTCGGGCGCGGGTCATGCTCGTCGAGGTCGTCGGCGTCAGTCCGCAACTGGAACGGTTGCGGCTCAACGCCATCCACGGTTGGGCCGATCTGATCCTGACGCTGGCGCTGGGGGAGCGGAGCCCCGACCGGACACAGCGCCTGGCGGCGATCGGTCTCGTCGGTGCGGTGACCCAGCTGTTGGTGGACTGGTACACGAGCACGACAGGGGAGTTCGCCGCCGACGAGCCGACGCCGGAGGTGGGCCGGATCGAGTCCGCGTCCGCAACGGCCGCGAGCGGTCCGGACCTCTTCGAACTCGATGCGATCCTCGATGTGTGCGTTGAGCTCTTCGTCGCCGCCTACGAGAGTCTGCTCGACTGAATCGACCGTCTCCTCCGGAGCCATCCACAAGCCGGGCGTTGTCCCCAGAATTGTGGACAACGCGCAGGTCAGTGGCGCAGTGACCCCGCAGGTCCATTAACCTTGCGCCCATGACTCGGGGGAGCGTCGACGCGCGCAGCGACGAAGACCTCCTCCGCGCGCACGTCCGGGGCGATCCGGTCGCCTTCGGGACTCTCATCGAGCGCCATCACACCTATCTCTGGTCGCTGGCGTGCCGGACCAGCGCCAACGCCGACGACGCGGCTGATGCACTGCAGGATGCGCTGCTCAATGCCCATCGGATGGCGGATCGGTTCCGATCGGATGCCAAGGTCACGAGCTGGCTGCACCGAATCGTTGTGAACGCCTGCCTCGACCGCATCCGCCGCAACCGCGTACGCGTGACCGTACCCATTCCGGAGTACGACGTGCTGCCGCTGGCCGACGAGCGCGATCAGATGGCCGCGGTGGATCTGTCGATGTCGATCGGGAAGGCGCTGGACACCCTGCCGCCGGACCAGCGCGCGGCAGTTGTCGCGGTGGATCTGGAAGGCTATTCGGTCAGTGAGGCGGCGGAACGTCTCGGGGTTCCGCCCGGCACCATCAAGAGCCGCTGCTCTCGAGGCCGGGTGCGGTTGGCCCAGGTTCTGGGCCACCTTCGCGACTCTTGATCGGCGCGCGGCGTGACGTCGGCGAGAATCGATCCCGATCCGATGGAACCGGACCGCGGACCGCTGCGTCCTAACAAGTGACGATCACACCGTTCGTGGTCGCCACCGACAGTGCAGACCAGACCGAATACCAGTCGTACGCCGAGCTCGATCCAGACCACCGTGGATCCCGGTCGGGGGGACAGAAGTGGGAGAGTGGAGCGATGATCCCGCCGGGAGCAGACGACCCCGAGAATGCCGCGTCGCGCTATCCGCAGCCGCCGTACCCGGTCGATCTGCTCGCCGACCTGCACGCCGGTGTGCTGCCTCCCGACGTCGCCGATCACATCCGGGCACACCTCGCCGACGATCCGCAGGCACAGTCCGTCCTCGACGCGCTGGATCGGACCGTCGCGCAACTGAGCGGCGCACCGGTCGCATCCGTCCCCGTCCCGTCGGCAGTCGTGGCCAGGACCGCCCAGACGCTCGACAGCATCCGTTCCGAGGTCTCGTCGACCGGTGACGGCACCGTTGCGGCACTGCCCACACCCTCGGATCGCGCACGACGAAACCGGTGGTTCGCGGCCGGCGGCATCGCCGCGGCCGCCGCCGTCGTGGCGGCTGTCGCCATCTCCATCAGTGTCGTCCGGACACCGTCGACGGATCCTCCCGTCCAGGCCCAGCCCTCGGCCTCCGGCACGATCGGCGACCTCGCTCCCGGCGAACGGGTGGCGCTGCTCTCCGTGCTGGGCCGGAACGACGTCGCGCCCTTCCCGTCCGAGGCCGCCCTGCGCCGATGTCTCGCCGCCAACGGTGTGGCAGCCGACACGGTGATCTTGGGCACCGGCCCGGTGACGGTCCGCGACCGCCAGGCAGTGGTGATCTTGCTGGGCACCGGTGTCGCCGGTCGATTCGACGCCCTGGTCGTCGGACCCGACTGCGCGACCGGCAACCCGGCCACCATTAGTCGGAGCCTGATCGGCGGCTGAGCCCACCGGCCCGGCACACCACCGGCCGGGAACATCTGCCCTTACCCTGATGTTGAGACAGCCGAGACACCGGTGCGGCCTCGACCAGGAGCCGCGCCGTCGAGCACGGAGGACGGATGACCCAGCACGACAGCCAGCAGATCCACGACCTGATCATCATCGGATCCGGACCCGCCGGCTATACCGCGGCGATCTATGCAGCGCGCGCAGAGCTCGCGCCGATCGTTTTCGAGGGCACCCAATTCGGTGGCGCGCTGATGACCACCACCGAGGTGGAGAACTTTCCCGGATTCCAGAGCGGCATCCAGGGTCCGGCCCTGATGGACGAGATGCGTGAGCAGGCGATCCGCTTCGGCGCCGACCTGCGGATGGAGGACGTGGACACCGTCCGCCTCGCCGGCGCCGTCAAGGAGGTCGAGGTCGGTGGTGAGGTCTACCGCTCCCGCGCGGTGATCCTGGCCATGGGCGCGGCAGCGCGCTACCTCGGCATCGAGAACGAGCAGACCCTCCTGGGTCGCGGGGTCTCCGCGTGTGCGACCTGCGACGGGTTCTTCTTCAAGGACCAGGACATCGCCGTCATCGGCGGCGGTGACTCGGCCATGGAGGAGGCGACGTTCCTGACCAAGTTCGCGCGCAGCGTGACCCTGGTGCACCGTCGCGAGGAGTTCCGTGCTTCCAAGATCATGCTGGAACGCGCCCGGGCCAACGACAAGATCCGGTTCGTCACCAATTCCGCCGTGACCTCGGTCCTCGGCGACACGTCGGTGACCGGCCTGCAGCTGTCCGACACCATCACCGGTGAGAGCAGCACCATCGACGTCACGGGCATGTTCGTCGCGATCGGTCACGATCCGCGCAGCGAACTCATCCGCGGCCAGGTGGACCTCGACCCCGAGGGTTACGTGCAGGTCGACGGCCGGACCACCTACACGTCGCTGCCGGGTGTCTTCGCCTGCGGCGACCTCGTCGACCACACCTATCGCCAGGCCATCACCGCGGCCGGCAGTGGGTGTTCCGCAGCGATCGACGCGGAGCGTTGGCTGGCAGAGCAGGCCGACGTCCTGCCCGACCGCAGTGTGGACGGCGAATACGTCGTCGTCGATGCTCCGGCACCGGCCTGAGCGAACGTCTCGACAACCGAAACACAGCTTCAACGTCCAGAGGAGGACACCCATGGGAGCTAACACTGTCGCCGTCACCGACGCGACGTTCAAGGATCAGGTACTCGGCGCGGACAAGCCGGTGCTGGTCGATTTCTGGGCAACCTGGTGCGGACCGTGCCGTATGGTCGCACCGGTGCTCGAGGAGATCGCCCGCGACCACGGCGACAAGCTGACGGTCGCCAAGCTCGACGTCGACGAGAACCCGGCGGTCGCGCGTGACTTCCAGATCATGTCGATCCCGACCATGATCCTGTTCGAGAACGGCAAACCGACCAAGACGATCGTCGGTGCCAAGGGCAAGGCCGCGCTCCTGCGTGAGCTCGACGGAGTGGTCGGGTCGCCCGCATAGCCGTTTCACCTGCGCCTATTCTGTGCCGAGACGTTCGGCCGGGTACCGTGGGAACAGATGATGGCGCCCTCGTGGCGCCATCATTTGGTCGTGCCGCCGCGACCTGAGAGAATGCTCGGTGTTTGCGGCGGTGCACGATGAGCACCAGACGGGGGTCGTCGACACCCGTGCCCATCCGACGCACTGCCAGGACGAGGAGTTGTGAAATGCCGTTGTTCCGACTCGGGGATCATGGCTCGGCTGTCGCCGAGATCCGCAACATCCTCGTCGGACTCGGGTTCCTGACGTCCAGTCCGGCGCCCGATGCCATGTCCGGCACCTTCAGCGGCTGGACGCCCCCCGAAGCGATCTTCGACGATCCGTGCGATCACGCGGTGCGCGCTTTCCAGCAAGAGCGCGGACTCATCGTCGACGGCATCGTCGGCCCCGCCACCTACCGCGCCCTGCGCGAGGCGTCGTATCAGCTCGGCACCCGGGTGTTGCTCTACCGACTGTCCGCACCCATGGTCGGCGACGATGTCGCGACCCTGCAGGCGCGCCTTCAGAATCTCGGCTACTACACCGGACTCGTCGACGGCACGTTCGGTGAGACGACCCACAACGCCGTCTGCCTCTACCAGAGCGAGTACGGCCTGTCGTCGGACGGCATCTGCGGTCCCTCGACGCTGCGGTCGCTCGAACGCCTCGGCACGCGGGTGACCGGAGGGTCTCCGCATGCGATCCGCGAGGAAGAGCAGGTTCGTCGCTCGGGCCCACAGCTGTCCGGCAAGCGGATCCTCATCGACCCGGGTTCCGGTGGGCTACATGACTTTTCGACCGGGCAACGCGCCGACCTGGAATCCGAGGTGCTGTGGGATCTCGGCGCCCGACTCGAGGGCCGGATGGCCGCCGCCGGCATGGAGACCTTCCTGTCGCACGACGGTCGCGGACGTCCCGCCGACGACGAACGCGCACGGGTCGCAAACCTGATCGACGCTGATCTGA
This sequence is a window from Gordonia insulae. Protein-coding genes within it:
- a CDS encoding TetR/AcrR family transcriptional regulator, translated to MTTSEGRRYAGADADERRERRRAELVGAGLEVFGSEGFAGISIKRLCEHAGLTQRYFYESFADRTALLAAVYDDCVAFARSATVSAAAEFVADRESDGVAATDAPAVARAALGAFVRTLADHPRRARVMLVEVVGVSPQLERLRLNAIHGWADLILTLALGERSPDRTQRLAAIGLVGAVTQLLVDWYTSTTGEFAADEPTPEVGRIESASATAASGPDLFELDAILDVCVELFVAAYESLLD
- the sigM gene encoding RNA polymerase sigma factor SigM; protein product: MTRGSVDARSDEDLLRAHVRGDPVAFGTLIERHHTYLWSLACRTSANADDAADALQDALLNAHRMADRFRSDAKVTSWLHRIVVNACLDRIRRNRVRVTVPIPEYDVLPLADERDQMAAVDLSMSIGKALDTLPPDQRAAVVAVDLEGYSVSEAAERLGVPPGTIKSRCSRGRVRLAQVLGHLRDS
- a CDS encoding anti-sigma factor family protein, encoding MIPPGADDPENAASRYPQPPYPVDLLADLHAGVLPPDVADHIRAHLADDPQAQSVLDALDRTVAQLSGAPVASVPVPSAVVARTAQTLDSIRSEVSSTGDGTVAALPTPSDRARRNRWFAAGGIAAAAAVVAAVAISISVVRTPSTDPPVQAQPSASGTIGDLAPGERVALLSVLGRNDVAPFPSEAALRRCLAANGVAADTVILGTGPVTVRDRQAVVILLGTGVAGRFDALVVGPDCATGNPATISRSLIGG
- the trxB gene encoding thioredoxin-disulfide reductase, whose translation is MTQHDSQQIHDLIIIGSGPAGYTAAIYAARAELAPIVFEGTQFGGALMTTTEVENFPGFQSGIQGPALMDEMREQAIRFGADLRMEDVDTVRLAGAVKEVEVGGEVYRSRAVILAMGAAARYLGIENEQTLLGRGVSACATCDGFFFKDQDIAVIGGGDSAMEEATFLTKFARSVTLVHRREEFRASKIMLERARANDKIRFVTNSAVTSVLGDTSVTGLQLSDTITGESSTIDVTGMFVAIGHDPRSELIRGQVDLDPEGYVQVDGRTTYTSLPGVFACGDLVDHTYRQAITAAGSGCSAAIDAERWLAEQADVLPDRSVDGEYVVVDAPAPA
- the trxA gene encoding thioredoxin, with the translated sequence MGANTVAVTDATFKDQVLGADKPVLVDFWATWCGPCRMVAPVLEEIARDHGDKLTVAKLDVDENPAVARDFQIMSIPTMILFENGKPTKTIVGAKGKAALLRELDGVVGSPA
- a CDS encoding N-acetylmuramoyl-L-alanine amidase, whose product is MPLFRLGDHGSAVAEIRNILVGLGFLTSSPAPDAMSGTFSGWTPPEAIFDDPCDHAVRAFQQERGLIVDGIVGPATYRALREASYQLGTRVLLYRLSAPMVGDDVATLQARLQNLGYYTGLVDGTFGETTHNAVCLYQSEYGLSSDGICGPSTLRSLERLGTRVTGGSPHAIREEEQVRRSGPQLSGKRILIDPGSGGLHDFSTGQRADLESEVLWDLGARLEGRMAAAGMETFLSHDGRGRPADDERARVANLIDADLMISLRCGHYPNERAHGAASFYFGNSHGSFSTIGRNLAGFIQREIVARTALSDCRTHERTWDVLRLTRMPVALIDVGYITNGGDAEVLNDPQTRDVIAEAILVAVKRLYLLGENDRPTGTYTFADLLAAERLSS